The genomic DNA ACAAGGATGTGCAAACGCCCAACGTAGCTGATGCCTTCAAACTGGCCTTCATGATGGGTGACGTCAGGCTGAACGAGGAGAAGGAGGGTGTCGCTGGAGACATTTACGTCCTAGACGCCTCTGTCGCCACCCCCACACATTTCTCAAAATTCACCCCCACTTTGGTGAAGAAATTCCTAGTCTGTGTTCAGGTTagtattgaaacaaaaattgatttaaacaaaatcatatatttgATCCCTTTTTGTCAATCGGCAATAGTCCGATTTGAAACGGTGCTTGTAAGAATGATGCTTgtactgattttttttgtttcaaaatatttcataaaaatatagtaagcTACTACTTAAACATGGTAAGCCACTACATAAAATGCTTAGTAATTTTGAGACTATTGTAATCAAAAGAAATACAGtcactattttgttttatagtaaattTAGTAAACAGATGCAAAATTAaggtttcataaaaaaaacaaacatttttgaataagATACATACGTCATGTTTCGTTTACTAAAATCAGGGGAATAGTGAAcgcaataaatttcatttactttAACTCAACTATTTGACCACACGCGTGATGGTCTCTCACTCCGTATGGTCAATATTGAATAACCCAAACATAATGTCCTTTAACAGGAGGCCTACCCAGTCAAACTAAAGGCGGTGCACGTGATCAACATCTCACCTCTGGTTGACAAGATCGTCAACTTTGTCAAACCTTTCATCAAGGACAAGATCAAAGAAAGGGTGAGTACAGtcaaatcatcatcatcgctAGTCATTTTGAAATCCCTATAGTGTCTTGTGAATATATAAACTCGTCGTAGCGCTGAGGCCACTGCCTCACCACGCTCCACTGCGCATGAGCGATTACTAGTTAGCTATAATGGTGGAGCATCAGTAATGTGGTTGTGATGTTTAAGTTAAGCACGAGGATGGGGCACTTAACCTTGCTTTTGACTACAATCCCCACTAATAGCGCCTTTCTTATGCCTGCTATAAATACATGCACTATCACTTAACAGCTCCCGTAACTTTGGCTCGACTCGCGGGCGAATTGATAAGTTTTAACTTTTGCATTcggacaaacaaaaaatagtatgtttattagtatatttaatagtatGTTGTAACGCGAGCAAAAACTAACAAAGTTCGAAGCATTCTTCGTCAATAGTGTATAATAATCAATAGTTAGTAATAGTCTAATAGTATAACATCTTACGAattctttttcattaatacTATTTTGTCGAATGGGAGAGgagaaatatacaataataaataataaattaattattatgcatACTTGCTAAATATCTACATcgaaataatacttaaaaccTTACTGTAATCCGTTAGGATAATAACGTCATAAACACTAATTGATATTAGGTACATTGCTAATTTTAAAAGCGTcaactttataatttatttctgtatattAGTCATATGACCTATAGGttttgtacttaaataatattaatattcactCACATCATACACCTCGGTTATGAGCTACGCGTCATTGCTACATTGCGTCGTGTCGCTCCGTTGTGCCCCGTTGTTTTCCATAAGGTTTTGAACCTGACGTGCGTTGACAGACGTCGAATCACCATATAATTTCTGAGGTGGCAAGTAACGGAACACGACGCTCGCATCGTCGTGCCAGATTTACACCATTGCCAATCTATGTGAGGACTATATTTAGTCTTGGTTGCAATTTTAACCGAATGGCGCACTTGTGTTTTtctgcacaggttaaagttaacgtcaaaattgactgatgcaacGAAACCTTAAGGTACTATTTAATGTTTCAGATCTTCTTGCACTCCGACGCGAGTGAGCTCTACAAGCACATTCCCAAGGAAATGCTGCCAGCCGAATATGGCGGCAACGCCGGTAACATGTCGGATTTACACAGTAAGTGTACTGgattacatattaaattaaaccagaattaaaattacatacaagaAGCTAAAGAATGTGTCTGTTTGTGTCACGCACCTTGGAACCGCTAGATAATTGATTTATATCATCATCACTTACTGCCTTCTTTTGACCACTGCTGGGAATGTCGTCCTTCTTGGTCTTAAAAAAACCAGTTTCGTCCGGATATAGGGCTCTTCTTCTATATACTAGGACTTTTTACCCCAAAATttaccataaaaaaattaaaaataaacaaaacataaaattgggtgcaataaaatagtaaataaatgcatatCAAGAATGACTGAATttaatacattacaataaatcaaaaacattatgtaattCGTAActgttaaaagtatttttatatttaaagtattttcttatataggtacttatataagaGTAGttgtataaacattttcaatttagcTTTATTTGGGATTCCTTTTTTTGCTGGATTTTATTCTAaggatttaattttagaaatagtgacaataagaattttaaatttatttatttattttttatattatatttctacaggtctcatctgaaaatcagtgtatcgCCCCTCTGGGTGATATGTGTACTGAGATgggcctttttgtattgctgcaacacaGTACACTCGCTCAATTGTGCTATGTGaatactgtgttttattttgtgtttttagtctggttgtgtattgtgttgttgttttacaaataaatgatacaaatatctatctatctacatGATTAactgtaaattatattcttcgtttaattatgtatttaatggCTCTCTTGATTAGGACCTTCCAGGCAATCCAAATTCATATTGATCTTGAGtttagtattaataaatcttaaatactaataatttgATTACTCGATAATGCACATTCTCATAAAGACATAATGAAAGACGAAGCTAATGAAAGAGACGATGAAGATTTCCAACCTCTCATTCGCTTGTCCCGTGTCATCAGTACACCGGTATATCGGAAAaagggaaaataaatataaaaataacactaataTGTAATAACATTTCAGATGCATGGGTAAAGAAAATGGACGAGTACACAGACTGGTTCAAACAGCAAGAGGATGTGAAAGCCAACGAAGCCCTGAGACCAGGCAAGCCGACCAACTACGACGAGCTCTTTGGAATCGACGGTTCCTTCCGCCAGCTGGTCATAGATTAAACATAATTGTATTCTCAATTTAGTAGGATTACTGTCAAAGAGATTCTCATTATTTAGATAGCATCTATTACTATCGCTTTTCGAGTTACCAGCGTTAATTACCATACTTAATGTTGTCAACCAAAGGTTTTGCTCAATTAGGTGTTGATATTATTGATCTTTTAAATCTATcggtttttttaaacatttgattgaattaaatactcttttttattatgcatttttttattctttacgtatactttaaattaagtttgtttttttaatttaaaatattgtcagtttctttttataaaagtacttCGTTCTCCTGTGGGTATatcgtatttaaaaaaacgttatgttgctaaaaaaaatataggtaccttcCGATTGGtgaaaattttttgaaaatcggTTGAGTAATTAGAAAGATTACCTAGGACTGCACAAAGTTCGAAACACGTCCtctatatcaataatattagtggTTATTTCGACCTGGATGGTCCATTCATCTCCAACCACATTCCAAAAGGGATATCAAATGAGGCTTACGGAATATAGTTATATTCGTAAAGAATAAACActtttgttatgttatgttagcgccatctagttgTTCGAATCGTAACAAAGTGACGAGTCGAATCTTGATAGTTCAGCATACTGCCGGCTCCACACATCGCGGAACATTTCGCCGAATTTTGACGGATTTATACTGCTCgcggatagtgtggagccggcattaacGCGAGAGTTTAATTCACTAAAGAATATCAGCTCCAGACCAccgctccgttgttttgaTATCCACCAACGGACAACAAGAATATCTAACGAAGAAATTG from Plodia interpunctella isolate USDA-ARS_2022_Savannah chromosome 21, ilPloInte3.2, whole genome shotgun sequence includes the following:
- the LOC128679191 gene encoding alpha-tocopherol transfer protein-like, translated to MTLEQPTGEMWQKIREELNENADTKDADLAHIKEWLKKEPHLPDEFDDQRIMTFLRGCKFSLEKTKRKLDMYFTMRTAVPEFFTDRDVNRPELQEILNMVQMPPLPGLTPDGRRVIFMRGLDKDVQTPNVADAFKLAFMMGDVRLNEEKEGVAGDIYVLDASVATPTHFSKFTPTLVKKFLVCVQEAYPVKLKAVHVINISPLVDKIVNFVKPFIKDKIKERIFLHSDASELYKHIPKEMLPAEYGGNAGNMSDLHNAWVKKMDEYTDWFKQQEDVKANEALRPGKPTNYDELFGIDGSFRQLVID